One stretch of Thermoflexus sp. DNA includes these proteins:
- a CDS encoding nitroreductase/quinone reductase family protein, translating into MSHHPLGDMEVIDLITRGRRTGRPHRMELWFVYRDGAVYLMAHARAHGQGTDWYQNLRADPHGVIEAEGGRWEGIAEPLPPEWLPTVIEWFRGKYGAATVRHWYEGTPRLPVRVRLPS; encoded by the coding sequence ATGTCCCATCATCCCCTGGGGGATATGGAGGTGATCGATCTGATCACCCGGGGTCGGCGAACCGGGCGGCCCCATCGGATGGAGTTGTGGTTTGTTTATCGGGATGGGGCGGTTTACCTGATGGCCCACGCCCGAGCCCACGGGCAGGGGACGGACTGGTATCAGAACTTGCGGGCGGACCCCCATGGGGTGATCGAGGCGGAGGGAGGGCGCTGGGAAGGGATAGCGGAACCGTTACCGCCGGAATGGCTTCCCACCGTGATCGAGTGGTTCCGTGGGAAATACGGGGCGGCAACGGTTCGCCATTGGTATGAGGGCACTCCTCGCCTGCCGGTGCGGGTGCGGCTGCCGTCGTGA